Proteins from a single region of Aureibacter tunicatorum:
- a CDS encoding transporter, which translates to MLKRIYLIIILISTCATLQAQDKNSNKQLKQANNPLANMKAFNIQHYYAPNLSGVDGMSGGTTMLRYAQPVGRFLVRATLPISTLSYSGSSPDMDFGSKSGLGDLNIFATYLLTDPTSSTQIGIGPQLTMPTGTNSFSNDTWNLGGALVVFAGGNPRIQGGGLVTYEHSLTDNSETPVTNKLIVQPFAFIQLGNGTYLRGAPSAIFDIERGEYNIPLGIGIGKIVKINNTVYNVFIEPQYSIASKGMYQPTFQLFTAINMQFLKPRN; encoded by the coding sequence ATGCTCAAAAGAATTTATCTCATTATCATTTTAATTTCAACTTGCGCAACACTGCAAGCTCAAGACAAAAACTCTAACAAACAATTGAAGCAAGCCAACAACCCGTTGGCAAACATGAAAGCTTTCAATATACAGCATTATTACGCTCCTAACTTGAGTGGAGTGGATGGCATGTCAGGAGGAACGACAATGCTAAGGTACGCTCAACCCGTTGGTCGTTTCTTAGTAAGAGCAACCTTGCCAATATCCACGCTTTCATATTCTGGGAGCTCTCCAGATATGGATTTTGGTTCAAAATCCGGTTTAGGAGACTTGAATATCTTCGCTACTTATCTCTTGACAGATCCAACCAGCTCAACTCAAATTGGCATAGGTCCTCAGCTGACGATGCCTACCGGGACCAATTCATTCTCCAATGACACTTGGAATCTTGGCGGAGCTCTTGTCGTATTTGCCGGAGGCAACCCGCGAATTCAAGGCGGAGGTTTGGTCACTTATGAGCATTCGCTTACTGACAACAGCGAAACTCCTGTTACTAACAAACTTATCGTCCAACCATTCGCATTTATCCAGCTGGGCAACGGGACTTACTTAAGAGGAGCCCCATCCGCTATATTCGATATAGAAAGAGGCGAATACAACATTCCCTTAGGCATTGGTATCGGAAAAATCGTGAAAATAAACAATACAGTATATAATGTCTTCATCGAGCCGCAATACTCGATAGCTTCAAAAGGCATGTACCAACCAACATTTCAGCTATTCACAGCTATAAACATGCAATTCTTGAAGCCAAGAAACTAG
- the fsa gene encoding fructose-6-phosphate aldolase: MKFFIDTANLEEIKEAYDLGILDGVTTNPSLMAKEGISGDENVKAHYKAICDIVDDKVSAEVIATDYEGMIREGEELAAISPKIVVKIPMIKDGLKAIKYFSSKGIRTNCTLIFSAGQAILAAKAGASYVSPFMGRLDDIGANGTDLIDQITAIYANYDFGTEVLAASVRGPKHVLECAELGADVITAPLKAILALLNHPLTDKGLAQFLADHKRVNEK; this comes from the coding sequence ATGAAATTTTTTATTGATACGGCCAATCTTGAGGAAATCAAAGAAGCTTATGATTTGGGCATTCTTGACGGAGTGACTACTAACCCGTCATTGATGGCAAAAGAAGGGATCAGTGGAGATGAAAATGTAAAAGCTCATTACAAAGCGATTTGCGACATTGTTGATGACAAAGTTAGCGCGGAAGTTATTGCTACTGACTATGAGGGCATGATCAGAGAAGGAGAAGAATTGGCAGCTATCAGTCCAAAAATCGTCGTAAAGATCCCTATGATCAAAGATGGACTTAAAGCGATAAAATATTTCTCTAGCAAAGGCATCAGAACTAACTGCACATTGATTTTCTCTGCGGGACAAGCAATTCTTGCCGCAAAAGCAGGAGCATCATACGTTTCTCCATTCATGGGAAGACTTGATGACATTGGAGCTAATGGAACTGATTTAATCGATCAAATCACTGCTATTTACGCAAACTACGACTTCGGAACTGAGGTTTTAGCCGCTTCTGTAAGAGGGCCAAAGCATGTTCTTGAATGCGCTGAACTAGGTGCTGATGTAATCACTGCGCCGCTTAAAGCTATCTTGGCTTTGCTTAACCACCCATTGACAGACAAAGGCCTGGCTCAATTTCTTGCTGATCACAAGCGTGTGAACGAGAAATAA
- a CDS encoding fructose-6-phosphate aldolase, which translates to MYIIKVKGKAKIPDYIQLRDDAFLLTAYFRADRPLKKLEKYGLEGKEESLKEIIDNLPYGKLQKLEI; encoded by the coding sequence ATGTATATCATCAAAGTAAAAGGAAAAGCTAAAATTCCGGATTATATTCAACTTCGCGATGATGCATTCCTTCTCACTGCCTACTTCAGAGCCGACAGGCCTCTAAAAAAGCTGGAAAAATACGGTCTGGAAGGAAAAGAAGAAAGCTTAAAAGAAATCATTGACAACCTACCTTACGGCAAGTTGCAAAAACTCGAAATATAA
- a CDS encoding cell division ATP-binding protein FtsE, producing the protein MTFNSDPIVSFQEGAIFQNENKILENINFEISKGEFVYLVGRTGSGKSTLLKTLYADHSINVGKASVAGFDLTKIKRKQISSLRRKMGIVFQDFQLFDDRTVAENLEFVMRATGWKDRSKIKTRIAELTMDVGLSTKCDSFPFQLSGGEQQRVSIARALVNYPQIMIADEPTGNLDPEVSEEIYELFESINRKGTAILMATHAYSMIEKHPARILLCESQTIKQTSIESLAR; encoded by the coding sequence ATGACTTTCAACTCCGACCCAATCGTCTCCTTCCAAGAAGGCGCTATTTTTCAGAATGAAAATAAAATTCTAGAGAACATCAACTTTGAAATCTCCAAAGGGGAATTCGTGTATCTGGTCGGAAGAACTGGTAGTGGAAAATCCACTTTGCTGAAAACTCTTTATGCCGACCACTCGATAAATGTCGGCAAAGCAAGCGTTGCTGGATTTGACTTGACTAAGATCAAAAGAAAACAAATATCCAGCTTGCGTCGTAAAATGGGGATTGTATTTCAAGATTTTCAACTTTTCGACGACAGAACTGTGGCTGAGAATCTAGAGTTTGTTATGAGAGCAACAGGCTGGAAAGATCGTTCAAAAATCAAAACACGCATAGCGGAACTTACGATGGACGTGGGCTTGAGTACAAAATGTGATTCATTTCCCTTTCAACTTTCCGGAGGCGAGCAGCAAAGAGTCTCAATAGCTAGAGCATTGGTAAATTATCCGCAAATCATGATTGCTGATGAACCCACCGGTAATTTGGACCCGGAAGTTTCTGAAGAAATCTATGAGCTGTTTGAAAGCATCAATAGAAAAGGAACGGCTATTCTCATGGCGACTCACGCATATTCTATGATAGAAAAGCATCCAGCGCGAATACTTCTATGCGAAAGCCAAACCATCAAACAAACGAGTATTGAATCACTAGCAAGGTAG
- a CDS encoding deoxyribodipyrimidine photo-lyase — protein MSKVNIFWFRRDLRLDDNRGLFDALSQSFPVLPTFIFDTNILDRLEDRDDARVGFIYQQLVSINKALKNVESSVLIKIGDPLEVFQQLSEEYDLNAVYTNHDYEPYAKERDSMVANFLKEKDVNFYSFKDQVIFERSEVVKPDGEFYKVFTPYKRVWLSTLSDEHLNSYPSEDLLSNFIKNRFDVPSYDALGFKVNHNIKIPSIAISDEIISSYDQTRDFPGDEQGTSRLGVHLRHGSLSIRKLMRKALDLNETYRDELIWREFYMMILDHNPHVVDQAFKPKYDRIEWSNNEDYFEKWCLGLTGFPIVDAGMRQLNQTGYMHNRLRMITSSFLTKVLLVDWRWGEAYFARKLLDYDLSANNGGWQWAAGTGTDAQPYFRIFNPDLQVKKWDPKKVYLNQWIPELTSEEYPSPIVDYKSAKEKALFEYKRALDG, from the coding sequence ATGAGCAAAGTAAATATATTTTGGTTCAGACGCGATTTAAGACTGGACGACAATCGAGGACTCTTTGATGCACTTTCTCAATCATTTCCGGTTCTTCCCACTTTTATTTTTGATACAAATATACTTGATAGGCTTGAGGATCGTGATGACGCCCGTGTTGGCTTTATTTATCAACAATTAGTATCTATTAACAAGGCTTTAAAAAACGTTGAATCCTCGGTTTTGATTAAAATTGGAGATCCGCTTGAGGTATTTCAGCAATTATCGGAAGAATACGATTTGAACGCTGTATACACCAATCATGATTATGAGCCATATGCGAAAGAAAGAGACAGTATGGTTGCGAATTTTTTAAAAGAAAAGGATGTGAACTTTTACTCGTTCAAGGATCAAGTGATTTTTGAGAGGAGCGAGGTGGTTAAGCCGGATGGTGAATTTTACAAGGTTTTTACTCCTTATAAAAGAGTTTGGTTGAGCACACTTTCGGATGAGCATCTTAATTCGTATCCTTCTGAAGATCTTTTGAGTAATTTTATTAAAAATAGATTTGATGTTCCTTCTTATGATGCGTTGGGCTTTAAGGTAAATCATAATATTAAAATTCCATCAATAGCTATAAGTGATGAAATAATTTCAAGTTATGACCAGACTCGCGATTTTCCTGGTGATGAACAAGGCACATCAAGACTTGGAGTGCATTTAAGACATGGTTCTTTAAGCATAAGAAAGCTTATGAGAAAAGCTTTGGATTTGAATGAAACTTATCGGGATGAACTGATATGGAGGGAGTTTTACATGATGATACTCGATCATAATCCTCATGTTGTTGATCAAGCCTTTAAACCAAAATATGACAGAATCGAATGGAGCAATAATGAAGATTATTTTGAGAAATGGTGCTTGGGCTTAACTGGGTTTCCAATTGTGGATGCTGGAATGAGACAGCTGAATCAAACAGGATACATGCACAATAGGCTAAGAATGATTACATCTTCATTTTTGACAAAAGTATTGCTTGTGGATTGGAGATGGGGAGAAGCTTATTTTGCTAGAAAATTATTGGACTATGACCTTTCAGCCAATAATGGTGGTTGGCAATGGGCGGCGGGGACAGGCACGGATGCTCAGCCGTATTTTAGAATATTCAATCCTGATTTGCAAGTGAAAAAATGGGATCCAAAGAAAGTGTATCTTAACCAATGGATTCCAGAATTAACGAGTGAAGAATACCCATCTCCTATTGTTGATTATAAGAGTGCGAAAGAGAAGGCTTTGTTTGAATATAAAAGAGCTTTGGACGGTTGA
- a CDS encoding translocation/assembly module TamB domain-containing protein, translated as MRTSIALLLLAGILFVLMHLPPVQLWLVNKVTTFLEDRTGYKTNIDKVYFNWFDELTVEGLDVLDLNDSSFIKAEKVSVDFDFPALLDPNKIMLNEAYIHGARVELLKRDTSDLYTVVDWSKKLVGAFKDSVASDTLVIRDKKLAKPFIVNKIYLSGSDFLFTNHYKAPIEHGFDYFNFKFSDLTGEFSNMYIRGDTFKVQLNQLTGIDSISEIEVGGMSGNYLTSNNAMHFDDLKLLMNETEINGQMRWRYDSYASFSHFIDSVHMKINLDESKIYSSDVGYFNKFIDDQVPAHYWVQGDFEGVVSNFKVSDAKVSYGKSSKLSGDCKIIGAPDLKKTFIIADVKKASSNADDLSYYLTERVEPLDNLGSFHWNGSFSGFIDDFDLNVDLHGKNAGSNQLKVSIKKDPLDSTRYIYNGDFEMLELPLGHLITGNTDLVDDLNGKVKFALNGFDPLNDKMDIDLSMDSLKIQGKNVKNVAFRYKSAAQLGLGSFEVRDKNADLAVYATVNTQNSVENVQFNGEINTLNFMKLGLSNMDLIMGMEFFGEIHDFDLDRVNGLMSFSNIKLDKGGKQKFHSKRVNVQIHKQNKDNFINIKSERINAQIVGDFRVTRLVRDLANVAQRYALQFLNDSKAQWIKINPAKRPYEADYDFTFKRMTDLASVFSEDLVLPDEFNLQGKIKKDSIYSFSANTFVDNFEYGAHSAFNTSLDMKLKLGLKNAYNYFNLSVLSEEQVLGSVLTENMLGEVVWINDKMDFLGSIKATELKSDVNLSGRVNYYKDSSDISLSSSQLRLLDHVWTINPSNKVSISKNRFAFYDWSFTHDDQLIGFDGTIGSSLDDQFNFYSENFDMQPLSDLLGKKLEGMMDAKVNASGIAGKSPIVISDILISECKVEDIPIGTISLDTEWDTKSKQVKVKSKVFDEFNEFIQLSGFYSPYKLKDQLNLTCRLNYIPLSYAGPFLNDFSHFNGFANGTVLVSGSLTNPLLDGIVSIGSGSATYNFTKVNYSMYGDILLKNRKVIFDDLKIFDNELNEGIIFGSIDHGNPSKIMFDIGGEFENILALNTELGDNSKFYGKAYGTGSIALTGDMSNIKFSADATTGKNTKIKIPLTEDFTAVEEESFIRFKKKESGEKVHKGKKEKTKPKVSNYEIDMNLDITPEAVFEVIFDPLTGDIIRGQGNGDLNIQYNKSGDFNMFGDFVFQKGGYNFTFYNLISKEFNIKPQSKITWSGDPYQAKVDLMAEYTQLTSVASLFSPEMAKAPDIRRKYPVTVSLGIKGDLLQPDLDFDINVFDYPENIIYDGNSVPMGVRIESFENTLRTNEQEMNKQVFSLIILKKLAAEDSGLDAGNSVGNSMSEFFSNQLSYWINQAVDENLEVDIDLGSFNEAQLETFQLRLSYAFLDGRIRVTRDGGFTDAESKASVSSVLGDWTVEAILTKDGKWKLKMYNRNNFNSSSSNLQRATTTTIGFSVQHTRNFNTLRELLGIKPRNNNQLPPVYIDDSSPLPIEDNFIFMKDSIQ; from the coding sequence TTGCGGACTAGTATCGCTTTGCTCTTGCTTGCAGGTATTTTATTTGTTTTGATGCATTTGCCACCTGTTCAGCTTTGGTTGGTAAATAAGGTGACCACTTTTTTGGAGGATAGGACAGGCTATAAGACCAATATAGACAAAGTATACTTTAATTGGTTTGACGAACTTACTGTCGAAGGCCTTGATGTACTTGATTTGAATGACAGTAGTTTTATCAAGGCTGAAAAAGTTAGTGTTGATTTTGATTTCCCAGCTTTGCTTGATCCAAATAAAATTATGCTGAATGAAGCGTATATTCACGGGGCTAGAGTTGAGTTATTAAAAAGGGATACATCTGATTTGTATACCGTTGTAGATTGGTCTAAGAAGCTTGTGGGGGCATTTAAAGATAGCGTAGCTTCGGATACGCTAGTAATTCGCGATAAAAAGCTGGCAAAACCTTTTATCGTGAATAAAATTTATCTGTCAGGCTCTGATTTTTTATTCACCAATCATTATAAAGCTCCGATTGAGCATGGTTTTGATTATTTCAATTTCAAGTTTTCGGATTTAACGGGTGAGTTTAGCAACATGTACATTCGCGGGGATACTTTTAAAGTTCAATTGAATCAATTGACTGGTATCGATTCGATTAGCGAGATTGAAGTTGGGGGAATGAGCGGTAATTACCTTACCAGCAATAATGCTATGCATTTCGACGACTTGAAATTGTTGATGAATGAAACCGAAATCAATGGCCAGATGAGGTGGCGATATGATAGCTACGCGTCATTTAGCCATTTTATTGATAGCGTGCACATGAAAATCAATCTTGATGAGTCCAAGATATATTCTTCAGATGTTGGTTATTTTAATAAATTCATTGATGATCAAGTTCCTGCGCATTATTGGGTTCAAGGAGATTTTGAGGGTGTAGTTAGCAATTTCAAGGTTAGCGATGCGAAAGTCAGCTATGGAAAGTCGAGTAAGTTAAGTGGAGATTGCAAAATTATTGGAGCTCCTGATTTGAAAAAGACATTTATTATTGCAGATGTTAAAAAAGCGAGTTCTAATGCTGATGATTTATCTTATTATTTGACTGAGAGAGTGGAACCTTTAGATAATTTGGGCTCTTTTCATTGGAATGGAAGTTTTTCAGGTTTTATCGATGATTTTGATTTGAATGTTGATTTGCATGGCAAAAATGCAGGGTCGAATCAATTGAAAGTTTCTATAAAAAAGGACCCTCTTGATTCTACGAGATACATCTACAATGGTGATTTTGAGATGTTGGAATTGCCTTTAGGTCATTTGATTACGGGCAATACAGATCTCGTGGATGACTTGAATGGAAAGGTTAAATTCGCGCTTAATGGATTTGATCCATTGAATGACAAAATGGACATAGACCTTTCAATGGATTCACTAAAAATTCAAGGCAAGAATGTGAAAAATGTAGCTTTTAGATATAAAAGCGCTGCTCAATTAGGTTTAGGCTCATTTGAAGTAAGAGATAAGAATGCTGATTTAGCTGTTTACGCGACGGTTAACACTCAGAATAGTGTCGAGAATGTTCAATTTAACGGTGAGATCAACACGCTTAATTTTATGAAATTGGGCTTGTCCAACATGGATTTGATCATGGGGATGGAGTTCTTTGGCGAAATCCATGATTTTGATTTAGATAGAGTTAATGGTTTAATGAGTTTCAGTAATATAAAACTTGATAAAGGGGGAAAACAAAAATTTCATTCCAAAAGAGTAAATGTTCAAATTCACAAACAGAATAAAGACAATTTCATTAATATCAAGTCAGAAAGAATAAATGCTCAAATCGTAGGGGACTTTAGAGTTACGAGGTTAGTGCGTGATTTGGCCAATGTGGCCCAAAGGTATGCTTTACAGTTTTTGAATGACTCTAAAGCTCAATGGATTAAGATAAATCCAGCAAAAAGGCCTTATGAGGCCGATTATGATTTTACTTTTAAGCGGATGACTGATTTAGCCAGTGTGTTTTCTGAAGACTTGGTGCTGCCTGATGAGTTTAATCTGCAAGGAAAAATTAAAAAGGACAGTATTTATTCATTTTCAGCAAACACTTTTGTTGATAACTTTGAGTACGGTGCTCACTCTGCTTTTAACACCTCTCTGGATATGAAGCTTAAGTTAGGTTTGAAAAATGCTTATAATTATTTCAATCTAAGTGTATTGTCAGAAGAGCAAGTGTTGGGTTCTGTGCTAACAGAGAATATGCTTGGAGAGGTTGTTTGGATTAACGATAAGATGGACTTCCTGGGAAGTATTAAAGCTACAGAACTTAAAAGTGATGTTAACTTGAGTGGTAGAGTTAACTATTATAAAGATTCTTCTGATATTTCTTTGTCAAGCAGTCAGTTGAGACTATTGGATCATGTTTGGACGATTAATCCATCCAATAAGGTTTCCATATCTAAAAACAGGTTTGCATTTTACGATTGGAGCTTTACTCATGATGACCAGTTGATCGGTTTTGATGGTACTATTGGATCCTCTTTGGATGATCAATTTAATTTTTATAGTGAGAATTTTGATATGCAACCGTTATCCGATTTGCTTGGAAAGAAGCTGGAAGGGATGATGGATGCTAAAGTGAATGCAAGCGGTATTGCAGGGAAAAGTCCAATCGTCATATCGGATATCTTGATAAGTGAATGTAAAGTTGAAGATATTCCAATTGGTACGATTAGTCTTGATACTGAATGGGATACAAAGAGTAAGCAAGTCAAGGTTAAGAGTAAAGTGTTTGATGAATTCAATGAATTCATTCAGCTTTCAGGGTTTTATTCTCCCTATAAGCTAAAGGATCAATTGAATTTGACATGCAGGTTGAATTATATCCCTTTGTCATATGCGGGGCCATTTTTGAATGACTTTAGCCATTTCAATGGTTTTGCGAATGGAACAGTGCTAGTCTCAGGTTCTTTAACGAACCCTTTGCTTGATGGGATAGTAAGCATTGGTAGTGGTAGTGCTACTTACAATTTTACAAAAGTCAATTATTCGATGTATGGAGATATCTTGTTGAAAAATCGAAAAGTGATTTTTGATGATTTGAAGATTTTCGATAATGAGCTCAATGAAGGCATTATATTCGGTTCTATTGACCATGGAAATCCATCCAAGATAATGTTTGATATTGGAGGTGAGTTTGAAAATATATTGGCATTAAATACTGAGCTAGGTGACAATTCGAAATTTTATGGCAAAGCATATGGCACTGGTTCAATAGCTCTTACTGGAGATATGTCAAATATTAAATTTTCCGCAGACGCGACTACTGGCAAGAATACCAAAATCAAGATCCCATTGACGGAGGACTTCACTGCTGTTGAGGAAGAGAGTTTTATTAGATTTAAAAAGAAGGAGTCTGGTGAAAAGGTTCATAAAGGCAAAAAAGAGAAAACGAAGCCTAAGGTTTCCAATTATGAAATCGATATGAATTTGGACATTACACCCGAAGCTGTGTTTGAAGTAATTTTCGATCCATTGACTGGTGATATTATCAGAGGGCAAGGAAACGGGGATTTGAATATTCAATACAATAAAAGTGGAGATTTCAATATGTTTGGCGATTTTGTCTTTCAAAAAGGAGGATACAATTTCACTTTTTATAATTTGATAAGCAAAGAATTCAATATTAAGCCTCAAAGTAAAATTACATGGTCTGGGGATCCGTATCAAGCCAAAGTAGACTTGATGGCAGAGTATACACAGCTGACTTCAGTTGCTTCATTATTCTCTCCTGAGATGGCCAAAGCACCAGATATTAGAAGAAAGTATCCGGTTACCGTTTCTTTGGGCATAAAGGGTGATTTGCTTCAGCCTGATTTGGATTTCGACATTAATGTGTTTGATTATCCTGAAAATATCATTTATGATGGAAATTCAGTCCCTATGGGAGTTAGGATCGAATCTTTTGAAAATACTCTGAGAACAAACGAGCAAGAGATGAACAAGCAGGTGTTTAGTCTGATTATCTTGAAGAAATTGGCGGCTGAAGATAGTGGCTTGGATGCTGGAAATTCAGTAGGAAATAGCATGAGCGAGTTCTTCTCTAATCAGTTAAGTTATTGGATAAACCAGGCGGTTGACGAGAATTTGGAGGTGGATATTGATTTAGGCTCGTTCAATGAAGCTCAGTTGGAAACTTTTCAATTGAGATTGTCATATGCTTTTCTTGATGGCCGTATCAGAGTGACCAGAGACGGGGGGTTTACTGATGCCGAATCCAAAGCGAGCGTTTCAAGTGTGCTTGGCGACTGGACTGTTGAGGCAATCCTGACAAAGGATGGGAAATGGAAGTTGAAGATGTATAATCGAAACAACTTCAACAGTTCTTCTTCAAACTTGCAAAGAGCTACCACTACAACTATAGGGTTTAGTGTGCAGCATACTCGCAATTTTAATACATTAAGGGAACTGTTGGGCATAAAACCACGTAACAACAATCAACTTCCTCCAGTGTATATCGATGATTCTTCACCATTGCCGATCGAGGATAATTTCATTTTCATGAAAGATTCTATTCAATAA
- the tsaD gene encoding tRNA (adenosine(37)-N6)-threonylcarbamoyltransferase complex transferase subunit TsaD, which produces MDKNTGDINILAIESSCDETSASIVANGKVLNNIVATQKVHEKYGGVIPELASRAHQQNIVPVVDQALKEAGMDKKDLNAVAFTRGPGLLGALLVGTSFAKAFALGMNIPLIEVNHMQAHILAHFIEGKTPSFPFLCLTVSGGHTQIVLVKSHLEMEVIGKTLDDAVGEAFDKTAKLLGLPYPGGPLVDKYAQQGNPNAYSFPMAEIKGYDYSFSGIKTAILYFLREQKKANENFIEENMNDICASIQHTFIAMLLQKLKKAANKHKIRHIAIAGGVSANSGLRASLQELAKKHSWEVYIPDFQYCTDNAGMIAMAAHFKYLAGDFTSQTVSPMPRMSF; this is translated from the coding sequence ATGGATAAAAATACTGGAGATATAAATATATTGGCGATAGAATCATCTTGCGATGAGACATCAGCATCTATCGTAGCAAATGGAAAAGTGTTGAACAACATCGTGGCAACTCAAAAGGTCCATGAGAAATATGGTGGAGTAATTCCAGAATTGGCTTCAAGAGCTCATCAACAAAACATTGTACCTGTAGTCGACCAAGCTCTAAAAGAAGCGGGCATGGATAAAAAAGACTTGAACGCTGTTGCTTTCACTAGAGGACCGGGATTATTGGGAGCTTTGCTTGTAGGAACATCTTTTGCCAAGGCATTTGCCTTGGGAATGAATATTCCATTGATAGAGGTCAACCATATGCAAGCACACATTTTAGCCCATTTTATCGAAGGCAAAACGCCGTCATTCCCATTTTTATGCTTGACAGTAAGCGGAGGACATACGCAAATCGTGCTTGTCAAAAGCCATCTAGAAATGGAAGTCATTGGCAAAACGCTCGATGACGCTGTAGGCGAAGCTTTTGACAAGACAGCTAAACTCCTTGGACTTCCTTATCCTGGGGGCCCTTTGGTTGACAAGTATGCTCAACAAGGCAATCCGAATGCATACAGTTTTCCTATGGCGGAAATCAAAGGCTATGACTATTCATTCAGCGGCATAAAAACCGCCATTTTGTATTTTCTTCGTGAGCAAAAGAAAGCCAATGAAAATTTCATCGAAGAAAACATGAATGATATTTGTGCCAGTATTCAGCACACCTTCATTGCGATGCTATTGCAAAAATTGAAAAAGGCTGCGAATAAACACAAAATACGGCATATCGCTATTGCAGGAGGTGTGTCAGCAAATTCAGGCCTAAGAGCATCTCTTCAAGAGCTAGCGAAAAAACACAGTTGGGAAGTGTACATACCAGACTTCCAGTACTGCACCGATAACGCCGGCATGATTGCCATGGCGGCACATTTTAAATACTTGGCTGGAGACTTCACTTCCCAAACAGTAAGTCCTATGCCGAGAATGAGTTTTTAG
- the smpB gene encoding SsrA-binding protein: MANKKDKQNRFAKTVNIKNKRANFEYEILDTFVAGVVLKGTEIKSIRESKVSLTDAFCVVDRGEVYVKQMHITPFSHGTDQNHDETRVRKLLLNKKEITKINSKLEEKGLTLIVRRLFINDRGYAKLELGLAKGKKLHDKRESIKEKDIKRDLQRIKY, encoded by the coding sequence ATGGCTAATAAAAAAGACAAGCAGAACAGGTTCGCCAAGACTGTCAATATAAAAAACAAAAGAGCCAATTTCGAATACGAAATACTTGACACTTTCGTGGCAGGAGTAGTTCTCAAAGGAACAGAAATCAAGTCCATAAGAGAAAGCAAAGTCAGTCTTACTGACGCCTTTTGCGTGGTGGACAGAGGCGAAGTATATGTAAAGCAGATGCATATCACTCCATTTTCTCACGGCACTGATCAAAACCATGATGAAACAAGGGTTCGAAAGCTATTGCTGAATAAAAAAGAGATCACCAAAATCAATTCTAAGCTAGAAGAAAAAGGCCTTACGCTAATCGTTAGAAGGCTTTTTATCAACGACAGAGGGTACGCTAAACTTGAACTTGGCTTAGCCAAGGGTAAAAAGCTTCATGACAAACGTGAATCTATAAAAGAAAAGGACATTAAGCGCGATTTGCAACGCATTAAATACTAA
- a CDS encoding C40 family peptidase, whose amino-acid sequence MDILGKITLLAVPLRAEPRDSSEMVSQLIYGETYRVNEESSNKKWLKITVDHDGYEGWLDTKQHSPSATSTPELSKRILEGGVAFHKKAGRNIFLPEGSVVSTEDFDWKYFNGSFSAGFQHFLTSEIGSFLETFLGSPYLWGGRTRFGVDCSGFTQVVLSMCGISLLRDASQQYTQGEDIEFGQQKFGDLAFFKNSEEKITHVGICDENGEIIHASGMVRKDKLTSEGILITDEKRLSHVLAGIRRVL is encoded by the coding sequence GTGGATATTCTTGGCAAAATAACTCTTCTGGCTGTTCCTCTCAGAGCAGAGCCCAGAGATTCTTCAGAAATGGTTTCGCAACTAATTTATGGCGAAACATATCGGGTCAATGAAGAAAGCTCTAACAAAAAATGGTTGAAAATCACAGTAGACCATGATGGCTATGAAGGCTGGTTGGACACTAAACAGCATTCTCCTTCCGCTACTAGCACTCCTGAATTATCGAAAAGAATTCTGGAAGGAGGAGTTGCATTCCATAAGAAAGCTGGAAGAAATATTTTTTTACCTGAAGGATCTGTTGTTTCGACAGAAGATTTTGATTGGAAATATTTCAATGGTAGCTTTTCCGCTGGTTTTCAACACTTTTTAACATCGGAAATAGGAAGTTTTTTGGAAACATTTCTAGGAAGTCCTTACCTTTGGGGAGGAAGAACTCGATTTGGTGTCGATTGTTCCGGTTTTACACAAGTTGTTTTGAGCATGTGCGGTATCTCGCTGCTCAGAGACGCATCGCAACAATACACTCAAGGGGAAGATATAGAGTTCGGCCAACAGAAATTCGGGGATTTGGCATTTTTCAAAAACTCTGAGGAGAAAATCACTCATGTGGGGATTTGCGATGAAAATGGGGAAATTATCCATGCATCCGGCATGGTTCGTAAAGACAAACTTACTTCCGAGGGAATCTTGATCACTGATGAGAAAAGACTTTCCCACGTACTTGCTGGAATAAGGAGAGTACTGTGA